AACGATTCTAAACTACAACAAGAAACCTTAGGTAATTTAGGCGTTAACTTAATTTACGGTGCTTTTTATTATCATAAAAATCCGTTGCAGCTGTTAAAATCTTTGTACGATCATATCGAAAAAGATCAGATAGAAATTGATACCATTAACTTTTCGGGACCACAATTTAAAGATGTTGACAACCGATTAATGAGTTTGTATTTGGTTAAAAATGGCATGACGCAAGCCGTAATTTTTAATTCTAAAGGACATAATGTTTTTCCGGCTGATTTACTTTATGGTAAAAATATTTTAGCGCTACGCGGAAGTTTTAGACCGGTAACCAAAGTTAACATGAGCATGTTAAGCAATTCGTGGCAAAAATTTATTAGTACCGATCCGAATATTACCGAACAAAATTCGCAAGTAATTTTTGAAATTACCTTATCTAATTTATTGGCAGAAGGAGCAATTAACGAACAAGATTTTTTAGATCGTGCCGATTTGTTGTGCGCATTAGGGCAAACGGTTATGATTTCTAACTTTCCGGAATATTATAAGTTGATTAATTACTTCACGTCATTTCCAATTAAAAAAATTGGTTTAGCCATTGGTGTTCCGAGTTTGCACGAAATATTTGAAGAAAAATTTTATACCAATTTAAGCGGTGGAGTATTAGAAGCTATTGGTAAAATTTATTATAAAAATCTAGATATTTTATTATATCCGATGCTTGATGAAAAAAACAATGAAATTGTAAATTCTAAAACATTTAAATTAAGCCCTAAAACACAAGCGTTATATAATTTATTTTTAGATGGAAATAGAATTATTGATGTAGAAAATTACGATGTAGAAGATTTAAAAATTAAATCGAG
This genomic window from Flavobacterium agricola contains:
- a CDS encoding TonB-dependent receptor, which codes for MEIKLAGDREIETLLSFNDKALKVNLNNNIYGTFSEIGAGQETVRHFFRAGGSSKTIAKAMSAYDKDFSDSIYGEEAYKRYVTEGRLRKMLVHEKKLIEERLDRKKHPEKLFFSFANTVATIDFEKKNKGHGWVGITFQLDPNEAYNEIILHINFLENDSKLQQETLGNLGVNLIYGAFYYHKNPLQLLKSLYDHIEKDQIEIDTINFSGPQFKDVDNRLMSLYLVKNGMTQAVIFNSKGHNVFPADLLYGKNILALRGSFRPVTKVNMSMLSNSWQKFISTDPNITEQNSQVIFEITLSNLLAEGAINEQDFLDRADLLCALGQTVMISNFPEYYKLINYFTSFPIKKIGLAIGVPSLHEIFEEKFYTNLSGGVLEAIGKIYYKNLDILLYPMLDEKNNEIVNSKTFKLSPKTQALYNLFLDGNRIIDVENYDVEDLKIKSRKVLRMIRNNESGWENMLPEGIATIIKNKQLFTR